In Bacillus rossius redtenbacheri isolate Brsri chromosome 15, Brsri_v3, whole genome shotgun sequence, one genomic interval encodes:
- the LOC134539189 gene encoding zinc finger protein 37-like translates to MKVEQPPSTMNEPGERTPEELLSVEMVPDIGSEVVNLSIATTTSPLKVSDRETVSDTSSDIMGSQYISIHRVADVDSLDKSLVDATSSALMSSEMIQHHVVHGGMVVDMMVPVSNGTAVSDFAQAHASHFISEHYDAEDLLSHGLTEEDRKLAAALVAVQLVQQQKHHQGSPEAPGLLSPSSKVHVPVSLAEHGQPVSAMVSSYIQAVEEEALLDQPLPPLKKALSSRSLSARSRYLRPHLLGKPDDGLQLPPPQVSSLSEQLREEYGIKCEGLDDDIIIEESDDGMQDDNDSDYDVENDLRSSRKSLPHKKRIPRKLKNMKKTSSPSHCSLAKLHKCSTCGDQFMSQAALRSHWLTHTSPKKMFSCELCGKGIVNQLKFFEHLKFHYEPATITKSTVDDRTSDPNKSGTSLLKEVLLSSSRNNLTITSGPMPSKPPEAVPETIGAIPPPLTCGQCGRTFRRQKALETHISVTHPKQEEIEEFSEPEDLMEGIRGVVEVDGDTGDEADMDCLGPSSLMRGLKSGVDKVWYREEDLRATEVDLQAMESSNQPGQPTSEEDHICDLCGDIYESRDHLTDHVREEHLELSPRRRSVQRHVLQCFPKRQNRAANRLKCTQCDRTFNHRNSLVYHLRSHSGERPHQCEVCGKSFFAASALKVHMRLHSGDKPYKCEFCGRHFRQWGDLKYHCISIHSEEKNYQCEYCGKDFARKYSLIVHRRIHTGEKNYKCEFCNKTFRASSYLQNHRRIHTGEKPHPCEVCGKPFRVRSDMKRHLNTHTRERPRGGASHDGEPPTKQEAPDEEAEPAEEDEEEQDAELAALEANEQSMQVLPEMQPVTEITIQTSSASGTVLSQDPINLNIAVPTRHQLSSEDVLHYTRDPLETVRDGTNTVYVWPIYMA, encoded by the exons ATGAAAGTTGAACAACCACCATCGACCATGAATGAACCTGGAGAAAGGACTCCAGAAGAGCTTCTGAGCGTGGAAATGGTTCCTGACATTGGTTCAGAAGTGGTGAACCTCAGTATTGCCACCACAACATCTCCGCTCAAAGTTAGCGACAGAGAGACAGTATCGGATACTTCGTCAGACATCATGGGTTCGCAGTACATCAGTATTCATAGAGTTGCTGATGTGGATTCTCTTGATAAGTCATTG GTGGATGCCACCTCGAGCGCCCTCATGAGCTCGGAGATGATACAGCACCACGTCGTGCACGGGGGGATGGTCGTCGACATGATGGTTCCCGTGTCGAACGGCACGGCGGTGTCGGACTTCGCGCAGGCGCACGCGTCCCACTTCATCTCGGAGCACTACGACGCGGAGGACCTGCTGAGCCACGGCCTGACGGAGGAGGACCGCAAGCTGGCGGCCGCGCTCGTCGCCGTGCAGCTGGTGCAGCAGCAGAAGCACCACCAGGGCTCGCCGGAGGCCCCCGGCCTCCTGTCCCCCTCGTCCAAGGTCCACGTGCCTGTGTCGCTGGCGGAGCACGGCCAGCCCGTGTCGGCCATGGTCTCCAGCTACATCCAGGCCGTGGAGGAGGAGGCCCTGCTGGACCAGCCCCTCCCGCCCCTGAAGAAGGCCCTGTCGAGCCGGTCTCTCAGCGCCAGGAGTCGCTACCTGCGGCCGCACCTCCTCGGCAAGCCCGACGACGGCCTGCAGCTCCCCCCGCCCCAGGTCAGCTCCCTCTCCGAGCAGCTCCGGGAGGAGTACGGCATCAAGTGCGAGGGCCTGGACGACGACATCATCATCGAGGAGAGCGACGACGGCATGCAGGACGATAACGATTCCGACTATGACGTGGAGAACGACTTGAGGTCTTCGCGGAAGTCTCTCCCCCACAAGAAGCGCATCCCGAGGAAGCTCAAGAACATGAAGAAAACGTCCTCCCCGTCGCACTGCAGTCTTGCCAAGCTCCACAAGTGCAGCACGTGTGGGGATCAGTTCATGAGCCAGGCAGCCTTACGCAGTCACTGGCTCACGCATACATCTCCcaaaaaaatgtttagctgtGAACTGTGCGGGAAGGGTATCGTGAACCAGTTGAAGTTCTTTGAGCACCTCAAGTTTCACTATGAGCCTGCAACCATTACCAAAAGTACTGTTGATGATAGGACTTCAGACCCGAACAAGTCGGGCACAAGCTTGTTGAAAGAAGTGTTGTTGTCATCCTCGAGAAATAATCTTACGATCACAAGTGGACCGATGCCCAGTAAACCGCCCGAAGCTGTGCCGGAAACCATCGGTGCGATACCGCCACCTCTGACGTGCGGGCAGTGCGGAAGGACGTTCAGGCGACAGAAGGCGTTGGAAACCCACATCAGCGTGACTCATCCCAAGCAAGAGGAGATAGAAGAGTTCAGTGAGCCCGAAGATCTGATGGAGGGAATAAGAGGTGTGGTGGAAGTTGATGGTGATACGGGGGACGAGGCAGACATGGATTGTTTGGGTCCCTCTTCGCTCATGCGGGGCCTGAAGAGCGGTGTCGACAAAGTGTGGTACCGCGAAGAGGACCTTCGAGCAACGGAAGTAGATCTTCAAGCGATGGAGTCGAGCAATCAACCGGGCCAGCCCACGAGCGAAGAGGACCACATATGTGATTTGTGCGGGGACATCTACGAGAGCCGTGATCACCTGACTGACCACGTGAGGGAGGAGCATCTGGAACTCTCCCCGCGTAGACGCTCCGTGCAGCGTCACGTGCTGCAGTGTTTTCCCAAGCGTCAGAACAGGGCAGCTAACCGCTTGAAGTGCACGCAGTGCGACCGTACGTTCAACCACCGCAACTCGCTTGTGTATCACTTACGCTCTCATTCTGGTGAAAGACCTCATCAGTGTGAAGTCTGTGGGAAGAGCTTCTTTGCAGCAAGTGCACTTAAG GTACACATGCGCTTGCACTCCGGAGACAAGCCGTACAAGTGCGAGTTTTGCGGGAGGCACTTCCGGCAGTGGGGCGACCTCAAGTACCACTGCATCTCCATTCACTCGGAGGAGAAGAACTACCAGTGCGAGTACTGCGGCAAGGACTTTGCCCGCAAGTACTCGCTCATCGTCCACCGCCGCATCCACACGGGCGAGAAGAACTACAAGTGCGAGTTCTGCAACAAGACCTTCCGAGCTTCGTCGTACCTGCAGAACCACCGCCGGATACACACAG GGGAGAAGCCGCACCCGTGCGAGGTGTGCGGGAAGCCGTTCAGGGTGCGCTCGGACATGAAGCGACACCTGAACACACACACGCGGGAGCGGCCGCGGGGAGGCGCGTCCCACGACGGCGAGCCGCCCACCAAGCAGGAGGCCCCCGACGAGGAGGCGGAGCCGGCCGAGGAGGACGAGGAGGAGCAGGACGCGGAGTTGGCGGCCCTGGAGGCCAACGAGCAGAGCATGCAGGTGCTGCCCGAGATGCAGCCCGTCACCGAGATCACCATCCAGACGTCCAGCGCCTCGGGCACCGTGCTGAGCCAGGACCCCATCAACCTGAACATCGCCGTGCCGACGCGCCACCAGCTGTCCTCCGAGGACGTGCTGCACTACACCCGCGACCCCCTGGAGACCGTGCGAGACGGCACCAACACGGTCTACGTGTGGCCCATCTACATGGCGTAG